One genomic window of Phaenicophaeus curvirostris isolate KB17595 unplaced genomic scaffold, BPBGC_Pcur_1.0 scaffold_471, whole genome shotgun sequence includes the following:
- the COQ8B gene encoding atypical kinase COQ8B, mitochondrial has translation MAAPMRTLHGTGALRGLSPEEAKRARESRGRPEPPRQRLGERARERRVPVSRLGRLASFGGLAVGLGAGALVRAAQARLSGEDPSPLLSEANAERLVATLCRVRGAALKVGQMLSIQDSSLLTPQLQGILERVRHGADFMPRWQSTRVLVEELGSSWREKLAEFEEIPFAAASIGQVHRGVLRDGTAVALKIQYPGIARSIRSDIANVLALLKLSSALPEGLFAEQALEVLQAELEWECDYRREAECTSAFRQLLGGDPFFGVPRVVPELSATRVLATELGCGVPLDRCRHLPQRLRDQLCTHLLRLCLRELFEFRFMQTDPNWANFLYDARSHRVTLLDFGASRSFDKEFTDHYIEMLRAAAERDRDKVLQKCRDLKFLTGYESEVGG, from the exons atggcgGCCCCGATGCGGACCCTCCACGGCACCGGGGCCCTGCGGGGCCTCTCTCCCGAGGAAGCCAAGAGGGCGAGGGAGTCGCGGGGCCGCCCCGAGCCCCCCCGGCAGCGG CTCGGCGAGAGAGCCCGGGAGCGGAGGGTGCCCGTGTCCCGGCTGGGGCGGCTCGCGAGCTTCGGAG gcCTGGCCGTGGGTCTCGGGGCGGGGGCCCTGGTGAGGGCGGCGCAGGCTCGGCTCAGCGGGGAGG atccaagcCCCCTCCTCTCAGAAGCCAACGCGGAGCGGCTGGTAGCCACGCTGTGCCGGGTGCGGGGGGCCGCCCTCAAAGTGGGGCAGATGCTCAGCATCCAAG atTCCAGCCTGCTGACCCCGCAGCTCCAGGGGATCCTCGAGCGCGTCCGGCACGGAGCCGACTTCATGCCGCGCTGGCAGAGCACC CGTGTCCTGGTGGAGGAGCTGGGCTCCTCCTGGAGGGAGAAACTGGCTGAGTTCGAGGAGATCCCCTTCGCTGCCGCCTCCATCGGGCAGGTCCATCGCGGGGTGCTCCGCGACGGCACCGCCGTGGCCCTCAAGATCCAG tACCCCGGCATCGCCCGGAGCATCCGCAGCGACATCGCCAACGTCCTGGCTCTGCTCAAGCTGAGCTCGGCGCTGCCCGAGG gGCTGTTTGCAGAGCAGGCGCTGGAGGTTCTGCAGGCGGAGCTGGAGTGGGAATGCGACTATCGGCGCGAGGCTGAGTGCACCAGCGCCTTCCg gcagctgctggggggGGACCCGTTTTTTGGGGTGCCCCGCGTGGTCCCCGAGCTCTCGGCCACCCGCGTCCTCGCCACCGAGTTGGGGTGCGGGGTCCCCCTCGATCGCTGCCGCCACCTCCCCCAGCGCCTGCGCGACCAg ctctgcacccACCTCCTGCGCCTGTGCCTGCGCGAGCTCTTCGAGTTCCGCTTCATGCAAACCGACCCCAACTGGGCTAATTTCCTCTACGACGCCCGAAGCCACCGC GTGACCCTGCTAGATTTCGGGGCGAGTCGCTCCTTTGATAAAGAATTCACGGATCATTATATTGAG atgCTCCGGGCTGCGGCCGAGCGGGATCGGGATAAAGTGCTGCAGAAATGCCGGGACCTCAAGTTCCTAACGGGCTACGAGAGTGAggtgggggg
- the EXOSC5 gene encoding exosome complex component RRP46 codes for MLAAASGGEARMAASGGGGCLRPFSCEQGLLSRPDGSAAFLQGSTSVLAGLYGPAEAKSSRELPDRAALEVLLRPKVGLPGVLERSREQLLRQTCEAVLLGGLHPRTAVTLVLQVLSDAGSLLSCCLNAACVGMLDAGLPLSSLFCGVTCALNASGAIVLDPDAQQEQEARAVLTFAIDSAERKLLMANTKGSCSVEEMQQCLAAAQRAADTIFQFYRDSIQRRYSKS; via the exons ATGTTGGCTGCGGCGAGCGGCGGGGAGGCGAGGATggcggcgagcggcggcggcggctgcttGCGGCCTTTCTCCTGCGAGCAGGGGCTGCTCTCGCGGCCCGACGGCTCCGCCGCCTTCCTGCAGG GCTCCACCTCGGTGCTGGCCGGTCTCTACGGTCCCGCCGAGGCCAAGAGCAGCCGGGAGCTCCCGGACCGGGCGGCCCTCGAGGTGCTGCTGCGCCCCAAGGTGGGGCTgccag gcgTCCTGGAGCGCAGCCGGGAGCAGCTGCTGCGGCAGACGTGCGAGGCCGTGCTTTTGGGGGGCCTGCACCCCCGAACGGCCGTCACCCTCGTCCTGCAGGTCCTGAGCGACGCCGGCTCC CTGCTCTCGTGCTGCCTGAACGCGGCCTGCGTGGGGATGCTGGACGCGGGGCTCCcgctttcttctctcttctgcgGCGTCACCTGCGCCCTCAACGCCTCGGGAGCCATCGTCCTCGACCCCGACGCCCAGCAGGAGCAG GAAGCCCGCGCCGTGCTCACCTTCGCCATCGACAGCGCCGAGAGGAAGCTGCTCATGGCGAACACCAAGGGCAGCTGCTCCGTGGAGGAG ATGCAGCAGTGCCTCGCAGCCGCCCAGCGCGCCGCCGACACCATCTTCCAGTTCTACCGTGACTCTATCCAGCGCAGATATTCCAAGTCCTGA